A genomic window from Salvia miltiorrhiza cultivar Shanhuang (shh) chromosome 5, IMPLAD_Smil_shh, whole genome shotgun sequence includes:
- the LOC130986785 gene encoding uncharacterized protein LOC130986785, translating to MDPHNPFYDPNWCLDLSSDYHPDMGGINLEESPPEEEPVSAQQSVSPPKKGGRRKEMATKIKHDKEARYRHTYLPEHTDLIVQIWAEETNDAIRGTDQKGEAYWGRIRARVNPILGVDLKIKQLQGHWSRVSADVRLWEAVWVETRNNWPSGHSDDMLRDKAQILFRARSPHMASFNFWNAWKILRNNPKFKSMYLIGDVHASKRTKTTEEGGFTTSASGEEISSARPIGNKEAKAAAKGKGKASVSHTSSDPPPTIVERLDRTDEQMRAFTAQYQRRNDIRERELDMQLLNTDTTHMTDAQRALHASMVADMLRRRGLS from the coding sequence atggatccacacaaccctttctacgatccaaattggtgcctcgatctctcctccgattatcatcccgatatgggaggaatcaacttggaggagagcccgcccgaggaggaaccggtcagtgcacagcagagtgtctccccaccaaagaaaggcggccggaggaaggaaatggccaccaaaatcaagcacgacaaggaaGCTAGGTaccgtcatacttaccttcccgagcatacggatctcatcgtccaaatttgggcggaggagaccaacgacgccatccgtgggacggatcaaaAGGGAGAGGCgtattggggccggatccgcgcacgtgtgaaccccatcctcggcgtcgaccttaagatcaagcaacttcaaggccactggtcccgggtgagcgcggatgtgcgtctctgggaagctgtttgggtggagacgcgcaacaattggccctccggtcattcggatgatatgcttcgtgacaaggcccaaatcctcttcagggctcgaagcccacacatggcctccttcaatttctggaacgcgtggaaaattctccggaacaatcccaagttcaagtcgatgtacctcattggagacgtgcatgcctccaagaggacaaagaccacggaagagggcggcttcaccacctcggcgtcgggcgaggagatctcttctgcccggcccattggcaacaaggaggcgaaggcggcggcgaaggggaaagggaaggcatcagtgtcgcatacgagctcggatcctccaccgacaatagtggagaggttggacaggACCGAcgagcagatgagggcattcaccgcccagtaccagcggaggaacgatatcagggagagggagctcgatatgcagctcctgaacacggatacgacgcacatgacggatgcacaacgtgcattgcacgcgtccatggtcgccgacatgctcaggcgtcgtggtctatcctag